The following is a genomic window from Sphingobacterium spiritivorum.
GGATTATCATACACTGGAAGATTGTATGACGGATAGACTCAAGGAATTTTCGTCTGCGATGCTGGATTGGGTTACCGGATTTTTAGAAGAAGGTAAAAATGAGGGCGTTTTTAATATAAATACAGATGTCCGGACAAAAGCTCTTTTGATCATATCCAATATGATTGCTATTGTTCCGCTTGCACGGCTGACGGACAAAAATGATTTCAAACTAATAAAAGAAGCTATTAAGAAAGAGCTTCTGCTAAAATAACAAGAAAATGAGAAGAGTAGTTATCACTGGACTTGGAGCTTTGACTCCTATCGGTAACAATGTAAAGAAATTCTGGCATTCCCTTATCCATGGTGTAAGTGGTGCTGCACCCATTACAAAATTTGACAGCAGTAAGTTCAAAACAAAATTTGCCTGCGAGCTTAAGGATTTTGATCCGCTGGATTATATGGACAAAGCCGAAATTCGCAAATATGATCCTTTTACCCAATATGCACTTATTGCAGCTGAAGAGGCTATAAAAGATGCTAATATCAATTTTGAAGAGTTAAACAGAAACAGAATCGGAGTAATATGGGGATCAGGAAACGGTGGTATACAAACTTTCCAGCAGCAGGTCAGTGAATTTGCACTTGGAGACGGTACTCCCCGCTTCAATCCGTATTTCATCCCCAAGATGATTGTAGATATTGCGGCGGGTATGATTTCAATAAAATATGGTCTCAGAGGTATCAACTTCTCCACAGTATCTGCCTGTGCAACCTCCAATACGGCTATTATAGATGCTTTCAACTATATCCGGTGGAACAAAGCCGATATGATTATTACAGGCGGATCGGAAGCTCCTATTACAGAAAGTTCTATTGGTGGATTCAATTCAGCGAAAGCCCTGTCCACACGCAACGATGACCCACAGCATGCATCCAGACCTTTTGATGTAAACAGAGATGGCTTTGTCATGGGTGAAGGTGCCGGAGCGCTGATACTGGAAGATCTGGAAAGCGCAAAGAAAAGAGGCGCAACTATTATTGCAGAAATCGTCGGTGGTGGAATGGCCGCTGATGCTTATCATATGACAGGTACACATCCGGAAGGTGAAGGCGCTTATCTGGGCATGCTAGCTGCACTGGAAGATGCAAACCTGCAACCTCAGGATATAGGTTATCTGAATACACATGCGACTTCCACAGCGCAGGGAGACTTGAGTGAACTGAGAGCTGCACTGCGTGTTTTCGGAGCAGAAAGCAATGTACATATCAGTGCTACAAAATCTATGACAGGACATCTCTTAGGTGCTGCCGGTGCAATCGAAGCAATTGCTTCGATCAAAGCTGTTCAGGAGAATATCATACCTCCTACCATCAACTCGGTGGAAATCGAACCGGAATTTAAAGATGTATTTGATTTTACGCTAGCGAAAGCGCAGCAAAAAGAACTGCATTATGCAATGAATAATACGTTCGGATTCGGGGGACATATTGCCACTTCAATTTTCAAAAAATATACTGATTAAAAGAGTTTTCTGAACACTCAAACTTCAGTCTCTTAATATCCGGAAGCATTCAGATCTGATGCTTCCGGATAAATATAAAAAGCTCAGGATTTGATCAAAAAAAATTGATTATAACCGTTCTCTTTGCTTTATTTGTATTTCCTTTCGGGATGTAGCGTAGCCCGGTATCGCGCCAGCATGGGGTGCTGGAGGTCGTCGGTTCAAATCCGGCCATCCCGACATAAGCCAATCAAAAGTTGGCTTTTTTATTTCACATCCCTTCTCTCAAGTTTTCAATAATCTCACCCTTTATTTAACCTAAACATCTCAATCAATACAATCCAAACTTTATGACCGCACAAAAAGATTCCACAAAACAAAACAAAAACACTTTAAAGAAAAAAAATATCATTATGAAGCTGCTAAAATAAAAAAAATACTATTTTTGTTTATTTAAATTAACCTTGGATATCATCGTAGTGAGAATCCGGATTAATAGAAAATGATAACTGCCCTATAAGAAGAAGTTATTCTTACAATAAACTTCACTTATGGATGCTTTTAAGAATATTTCCCTCTGAATTTTAGAATTAAAAAATCAGAATAAAATACACAAATGAGAAATATTATTATTAAATAATTAAATATAAAGTTTTATTAAAATTTACAATCATACAATAAATTAATCTAAAACTACCATGTTAACGAAATACTGGAATTGCATAGTAAACATGCAAATTACAAAAGAGATGAATAAACTGGATATTATACAAGCCAGAATAGTGAATCAGATTGTATTTCTAAAAGGTGTTTTTTTTATAGTGGATTCAATAAGAGACTGGGCATTTGGGTTGATGTCCAATGTTTTTGTCTTATTTACATTTGGCTGCGTGATACTTTCTTCATTCTTTTTCCCAAAAGTACGCTTTAATCCTTATGTACTTTTCGCAGCCAGTCTGACCGTTAGTTTTCTTATATTTTATTATTCATCAAAGGATGGATTTGATAATGGAATCACCTTTTATTATTTTTCTCAACTAACTGTAGTCTTACTTCTGTTAAACAGAAAATCACTAATTATTGTCTTCTACTTAATCATCTTTATATTATTCTGTATCAGCCATATATATGACTTCAGACTGATTAAAAGTGACCTGATCGTTACAGAACCTCTTATAGAAACTGTCCGTATCATTACTTTTATACAGGCATTTATGCTGCTCTCTATGGCCGGCTATTTTATTGTTTTCAAACACAATGAACTTCTGCGACTCTATCAGCAGGTATTAAGAAGCGGAAGCATAATATCAGATCTCCGGCAAAGATTAAATGACCATCAAAAAGTTAATATTGAAGATGTTGTTAAACTAGCTATAGATAACGACGCCGCCTTTATTCCATTGTTTAAGCAGAATTTCCCTTATTTTTATGACAATTTAAAAGCCGTCAACAAGCAAATGACTGGTGAAGAATTTAAGTTTTGTGCATTGCTAAAATTAGGCTTTACAACCAAAGATATAGCCGAATATAATCATTTTACTGTTCGAACAGTTCAGACTAAGAAAAACAGGCTTCGCAAAGCATTTAATATTCCTTCTGAAAAGGATTTATATGCCTGGATAGATGGAGTATAAGGATAAAAACCAACATCACAGCAAAGATCAGAATCCTTGATCACTGACAACTTCCGGAATACAGTCTTCTTATTATCAGAAACTAAAATAATCCTATTAATTCCTGATCGTATCTCAATACATCTTACATATAAAATATCTGTTATAAGGTGTAGCTATGTTGTAGATGCTCATTCAGGTGTATCTATGCTGTAGCTCCACATCGTACCTTAGTAGTAGTCTGCCTGTGGTTATATAGTAGCATATACTCTAATATTGTGTGCAATTTGTTAATTAAACGATTCATGAACACAACACACGAAAGGAAAACAAATCAAAATTATCCGCAGGCACCTCTCCAACCAATTACGCGGGAAACCCCAACGGAAAATGATAGCCATATGGTTATTAGCTCCGAAACAACGACTTCTTCAAATACAACTGCAATTAATAAGTTGAAAAAAGATGCAAAAAGCTATAATGCGCCAAAAATTACAGCTATCCGGATAGAAATGGAAAACGGAATAGCAGCAGGTTCTGCAACAGCTATCCCGGCAAGTACAAATAAACCTGTTGACGAAGCATGGGATAGTCAGAACATGACATCTGACAGTCCTATTTACTGGTAATAATTATAACTAAACTTTGTATGAAAAAAAGAATATCTACATTTCTTGCAGTTTTGATGCTGTCAGCAGTTTCATTTACCATATTTTCCTGTAAAAATGAAAAAGAAAACTTACTGGGTGAAGGCGAAACGACAGTAACCTTAAACTTAATTGGGATAACTGAGGCCACAGAAGGTCCTTTACAAAAATCATCACTAAAAGGCTCTCAAAATACAATAGCTTATGTTACAGAAGTTCCTTATAACAAAGACTACACGATTATTGCCAGTGTCACACCAGACATACCTGCTGAAAAAATTAATGGCCAGTCAACATTGAATCGCTCTTCATGGACAACCACCCCGCAACCTGCCATCACCAATTCTATTGCTGCGGACGTAAAGTATCTGGTGATGGTCTTTGATGAAAACGGTAACCGGATCTTCGCTCAGGAAAAGGTATACGACAGTCATACTCAGAGCCTTGTTGCAAATCAAATGACACTCAATGCAGGCAAGAAATATACTTTCGTAGCCGTTTCAAATAACACTTCTACAGCTCCTGTATTCAATACATCTGCAACAACTCTTAGTGATGTCACCAATAGAATAGCTGTTAACCATACTACCGACTATCTTTATTTCAACAGCGGACAGGTTAATATTGTATATGGCCAACAGAATTATATCAATATTACTTTTAAGCACATCAATAGCCGCATAAGCCTGAATCTGGATGCAACCGCTGAAATGGGACATATCACTGCTATTAGCGCTAATGTTACAGGTTCCGGATCTGTGAATCTTGCGGCTAACGGGACGGTTACTTCGGCATCATCGGCAGCATATAACAAGGCATTTGTTTTCCAGGAACTTGATAAGCAAAACATCACCAGTAATTACGTACTACTATCATCAGCAGGTAATGCGCATAATATAAATATTACCTCTGTATCCATAAACGGATCTCCGGAAAGAACAAATATTCCCGCCATCTCTATTCCTGCAGGAGCACTACAAAAAGGAGCCAGCTACAAAATAAGTCTTAGTTTTCAGGCAACTGGTATTGTGACAGGTGGACTTGTATGGGCAAGAGGTAATCTGGCTTATGACTGGACTAATAACATCTACTACAACAGGTATTACCCACAGGAAACAGGATCTGATTACAAAGATTTTGATTACTGGAATTATGCAACAAATCAGGCAAATCCTTTAGTCCCGAAAATGATTATTACGGGCTACAGCGACCTTTGGAACAATCCTAATAATGTATATTATTTTACAGATGGAACCAATGAAAACAGTATTTCAAAAATTCCTTTAAATGATCCGTGTAAAAAAATTGCCGGCGGCAAATGGAGGATGCCTTCTCTTCATGATTTTCAAAACCTTGGTGTATACAAAGTACACAATGGAGGAGATATCAACGGAACTACAGACGGACTGCCTCTCACTACACTTGCAGGAGGAACTGTTCATCCAAACGGCAACATTACAGACAACAATTTTCCGTATGTCTATTTTGATGGCGTGAATGAAATTACAGGAGGTTCTGTACGCCTGCGGTTCTACAAAACCGGAAGATATTATGGCAATGTTACACAGGTAGATCATGACAATGGACCTCAGAATGGCGGCAATATCGCTTACATTGCGAATGCGGCCGTATACATGGCAAGTGATGCATACAATTATGAAACGGGTACATTATATAGAAGGCCATACATGCCAGCTGTTTTTAATAACGATGCAAGCGGGGGAACGAATACCTTTATAACCCGAAGAAAAGATCTTTATAACGATTGGTCAGCGGATGACAGAGTGCCTGTTCGTTGTGTGAAAAATCTTTAGAAAATAAAAGAACTGTATTATTCCCCAAATCTATTTTTCCCCCCGACTCCATCAAGTTTTCCCAAAAAACGGAGTCGGGTTCTTTGTTCATTCACGTATTTTTCTCCAAGAAAAAGCATTCTCTAAAAACAATGAATATAAAATATTGTTTCTTACTTAATCTGCATTTATACAGCTGCAGTAACAGGATTTAATTAGGAACATATGCTATTAAACAAACGTATATCGGTGTGGGATTTTATTAAAATAATAAAATTTGATTTGCTTTATATTGTCACTTTCTCCCTGCTGATCGGATGGGTTTCTCATGAGAAATATCTGGAATCCATTGTTATTCCCTTACCCATCATTTCTACTATGGGAACTATTGTTTCCTTATTACTGGCTTTTCGGACAGCACAGTCTTATGACAGATGGTGGGAAGCCCGTATTGTATGGGGAGGTATAGTGAATGATTCCCGCACACTGATACGTCAGTTAAAACAATTTTTGCCCGATAACGCACAACAGGAAGTAGCATTATTTGCAGAACGTCAGATCATCTGGAATTACGCACTTAGCGAATCCCTGAGAAGAGTTCCGTTTTCAAACAAAGTACAGAGCTATCTTGACAAAAATAACATAAATGATCACAATATTCCCAACACCATACTCAGTGCACATAGTCTGCAACTCAAAAAATTAGCAGAACAGCATCAGATTACAGAGTTTCGCCAGGTACAGATAGATGAGACATTAGTGCGTCTCTGCGATTCAATGGGAAAATGTGAGCGGATCAAAAACACTGTGTTTCCATCATCCTACAGTGTATTGCTGCATTTTATGATCTGTGTATTCATTGTTATGCTTCCATTTTGTTTAAGTGACAACCTCATGTATGCCAAAATTGTATTGACCATAGGCATACCGGTAATCTTTATTGCCATCGAAAAAACAGCCATTATGATGCAGGATCCGTTCGAAAATTCACCGATGGATACGCCTATGACAACCTTAAGCCAGACTATTGAAATGAATATTCTGCAGCAGATCGGCGAGCAGAATGTCCCAAAACCGACGCCACCTGCACCTGAAGAATATTATATTATGTAAAAATGAAATGATTGGAGGAGTATGTTTTTTACAAAAGCACAACAATAGCCTTCATTTGATTTTTGTAATTTTACCGTATGGAAGCAAAGGAAACTTTAGAGGAATATTATATCAGATTGTGTAAGCCCGTACCCCCCGAATTCGGTATACATGGGGCAAATGCTGCACATTTCAATATTCTGAAAAGAGGAAATTGTTTCACTACCCTTAATTTTGCCCGCAGAGACTATTACAAGATTGTTCTCACCCGTGGAAAAGCACTTTTGCAAACTGAAAAAGGAGAAGTACTGATTGATAAACCGGCGCTATTCTTTTCGGACAGAAACATCCGGTTTGGCTGGGAAAATCTACCTGAGGATCAGGAAGGTTTCACCTGTTTATTCAATGAATACTTTATCACGACAACTATACGCCAGTCTTTCCGAAAGCTTTTCTCCTTATTTAAAGATGATGTATATCCCTTTCTTTTTCTGAATGATACACAATACGAGCATTTGCATCAGTATTTTTCAAGTATGCAGCGGGAATATTGCAGCAGTTTCAAGAATAAAGATTTGCTGCTAAAAGACTTGCTCAACCTGGTTGTATATACAGCAATTAAAATCAAGACGACTAGCATGCCTTTGGATTCCGGTATCTATCAACAGGATATCGTTACCAGATTTATGGATCTGCTGGACAATCAGTTTCCGATTGAATCTCCTGTACCTGGCTTGCAGCTCAGGACCCCGGCTCACTTTGCAGACAGCCTGCATATACATGTCAACCATCTTAATCATAGTCTCAAAGTACAGACAGGTAAAACCACGAGCGACTGGATAAAGGAGCGTATACTTACAGAGGCTGTAAATCTACTCCAGTACAGCGGTTGGCGTATCTCCGAAATTGCAAACGGACTTGGCTTTGAGTATCCTCAGCATTTCAATACTTTCTTCAAAAAACATATGGGCCACAGCCCCCGCCAATACAAACTATCCTCTGTGGTGCATATTTGATTTTTGTACTTTTTGATTTGAATTACTTATTTTTTACTCCTGTCATATGAACTAATTTTGTACGCTGATCTGATACAAATAAGGCTATGAAATTATACAATCCCAAATACGAAGGCATCTGTACACTCTCTATTTTTCTGATGATTCCCCTTTCGGGACTTGTCACAGACGTTTACCTCCCCTCCTTTCCTGAAATGCAGAAAATGTTACATACCCATTCGGGTGGTATTCAACTGACATTAACCTATTTCCTGATCAGCTACGGCATTTCCCTGCTGATAGCTGGCAGTATAGTAGACAGCTTTGGCAGATACCGCATTGTACTGGTTGCACTCTCTGTATTTCTACTGAGTAATCTGGGTATTGCTACCGTTCACGACATACACTTTATATACCTGATGCGGGTTTTGCAGGGAATTTCAGCGGCATTTATAGTTGTAGGAAAACGTGCTTTCCTGGTAGATATTTATTCGGGCAGAAAATTGCAGCATTACACCAGTATGCTGACGATTATCTGGGCTATGGCTCCTATTACTGCTCCGTTTATAGGTGGTTATCTGCAGCAAGCTTTCGGATGGACTGCAAACTTCTATCTTCTGGCAGGCTATTCTCTGATCTGTCTTCTGTTAGAATTGTTTTTTTCAGGAGAAGCGCTTCGGGTCCGCAAACCTTTTGATGCACTAAATATCCGTCGGTCCTATCAACATGTACTCGGAGCACCCGATTTTAGTATAGGTTTGGTAGTATTAGGATTCAGCTATGGCATGGTGATGGTATTTGGAATGGCAGCTCCCTTTATCGTTGAACAAAGGTTTCACTTCTCTGCAGTAACGACAGGATATTGTGCGCTGTTGTCCGGCCTTGGACTGATGACGGGAGGAATTCTGGGTAAAACATTACATAATAAACCCTTCTTTTCAAAACTCGTTAGTGCAGTGGCCATACAGCTTGTTCTTTCTGTTATTATGTATGCTTCTTCAGGATATAATCCGGGCATATATGTGCTGATGGCATTTGTATTGTGCCTGCATATTATGTCGGGCTTTATTTACAACATTTACTTTACGTATTGCCTGACACGGTTTCCTGCACATGCAGGTGTAGCCAGCGGATTGACAAGCG
Proteins encoded in this region:
- a CDS encoding helix-turn-helix domain-containing protein, translating into MEAKETLEEYYIRLCKPVPPEFGIHGANAAHFNILKRGNCFTTLNFARRDYYKIVLTRGKALLQTEKGEVLIDKPALFFSDRNIRFGWENLPEDQEGFTCLFNEYFITTTIRQSFRKLFSLFKDDVYPFLFLNDTQYEHLHQYFSSMQREYCSSFKNKDLLLKDLLNLVVYTAIKIKTTSMPLDSGIYQQDIVTRFMDLLDNQFPIESPVPGLQLRTPAHFADSLHIHVNHLNHSLKVQTGKTTSDWIKERILTEAVNLLQYSGWRISEIANGLGFEYPQHFNTFFKKHMGHSPRQYKLSSVVHI
- a CDS encoding helix-turn-helix transcriptional regulator — its product is MQITKEMNKLDIIQARIVNQIVFLKGVFFIVDSIRDWAFGLMSNVFVLFTFGCVILSSFFFPKVRFNPYVLFAASLTVSFLIFYYSSKDGFDNGITFYYFSQLTVVLLLLNRKSLIIVFYLIIFILFCISHIYDFRLIKSDLIVTEPLIETVRIITFIQAFMLLSMAGYFIVFKHNELLRLYQQVLRSGSIISDLRQRLNDHQKVNIEDVVKLAIDNDAAFIPLFKQNFPYFYDNLKAVNKQMTGEEFKFCALLKLGFTTKDIAEYNHFTVRTVQTKKNRLRKAFNIPSEKDLYAWIDGV
- the fabF gene encoding beta-ketoacyl-ACP synthase II — encoded protein: MRRVVITGLGALTPIGNNVKKFWHSLIHGVSGAAPITKFDSSKFKTKFACELKDFDPLDYMDKAEIRKYDPFTQYALIAAEEAIKDANINFEELNRNRIGVIWGSGNGGIQTFQQQVSEFALGDGTPRFNPYFIPKMIVDIAAGMISIKYGLRGINFSTVSACATSNTAIIDAFNYIRWNKADMIITGGSEAPITESSIGGFNSAKALSTRNDDPQHASRPFDVNRDGFVMGEGAGALILEDLESAKKRGATIIAEIVGGGMAADAYHMTGTHPEGEGAYLGMLAALEDANLQPQDIGYLNTHATSTAQGDLSELRAALRVFGAESNVHISATKSMTGHLLGAAGAIEAIASIKAVQENIIPPTINSVEIEPEFKDVFDFTLAKAQQKELHYAMNNTFGFGGHIATSIFKKYTD
- a CDS encoding MFS transporter, which gives rise to MKLYNPKYEGICTLSIFLMIPLSGLVTDVYLPSFPEMQKMLHTHSGGIQLTLTYFLISYGISLLIAGSIVDSFGRYRIVLVALSVFLLSNLGIATVHDIHFIYLMRVLQGISAAFIVVGKRAFLVDIYSGRKLQHYTSMLTIIWAMAPITAPFIGGYLQQAFGWTANFYLLAGYSLICLLLELFFSGEALRVRKPFDALNIRRSYQHVLGAPDFSIGLVVLGFSYGMVMVFGMAAPFIVEQRFHFSAVTTGYCALLSGLGLMTGGILGKTLHNKPFFSKLVSAVAIQLVLSVIMYASSGYNPGIYVLMAFVLCLHIMSGFIYNIYFTYCLTRFPAHAGVASGLTSGGCYLVTSLASMILIKTIKINGQEGLAVSYFVFALLIALSLIVFIRSVKPSEIPTVSH
- a CDS encoding bestrophin family protein; the protein is MLLNKRISVWDFIKIIKFDLLYIVTFSLLIGWVSHEKYLESIVIPLPIISTMGTIVSLLLAFRTAQSYDRWWEARIVWGGIVNDSRTLIRQLKQFLPDNAQQEVALFAERQIIWNYALSESLRRVPFSNKVQSYLDKNNINDHNIPNTILSAHSLQLKKLAEQHQITEFRQVQIDETLVRLCDSMGKCERIKNTVFPSSYSVLLHFMICVFIVMLPFCLSDNLMYAKIVLTIGIPVIFIAIEKTAIMMQDPFENSPMDTPMTTLSQTIEMNILQQIGEQNVPKPTPPAPEEYYIM